One genomic segment of Phycisphaerales bacterium AB-hyl4 includes these proteins:
- a CDS encoding GNAT family N-acetyltransferase: MAEAKIDIVGQNELPTVVRLYKDVFTPARDEAFFQRRLLGRHNPLVLLAFVDEQPVGFMVGLELKPNVFFEWLYGVLPTHRRAGIASQLMDAANAWANDHHYEYSRMECHTRNRPMLHMAIARGYDIIGIRWDNDRQSNLVIFEKELTIVA; this comes from the coding sequence ATGGCGGAAGCCAAAATCGACATCGTCGGCCAGAACGAACTACCCACCGTGGTCCGCCTCTACAAAGACGTATTCACCCCCGCCCGCGACGAAGCTTTCTTCCAACGTCGACTGCTCGGGAGACACAATCCGCTCGTACTGCTGGCGTTCGTCGACGAACAGCCCGTCGGGTTCATGGTCGGCCTGGAACTGAAGCCCAACGTCTTCTTCGAGTGGCTCTACGGCGTCCTGCCCACCCACCGCCGGGCCGGCATCGCCAGCCAACTCATGGACGCCGCCAACGCCTGGGCCAACGACCATCACTACGAGTACAGCCGTATGGAATGTCACACCCGCAACCGCCCCATGCTCCACATGGCCATCGCGCGCGGCTACGACATCATCGGCATCCGCTGGGACAACGACCGCCAATCCAATCTTGTCATCTTCGAAAAAGAGCTGACCATCGTGGCCTGA
- a CDS encoding agmatine deiminase family protein has translation MAHPQIENADQLHTPAGTAAELGYRMPAEWEPHAAVWLTPPHNVETWPVVMEKAIAQYDAWVDAMRKAVPVSTTQELNIPTNDSWIRDYGPIFVVHRDLGLACHDFQFNGWGNKYEHRDYDDVVPQHIARQLHLPIWIHDLVLEGGSIEVNGRGTVLTTEQCLLNENRNPHLTREQIETKLHETLGTTHVIWLPGGIEGDDTDGHIDDIARFINPDTVAALRAPQHHPDHDTLEQNWQVLQQARDQGNRKLNLIELPVPETITFDYPADRFGPGGPAPLPASYANFLITNGSVFVPTFGQPNDELALRTLDDAMPEHIITPVRSEWLVVGLGALHCLSQQQPAG, from the coding sequence ATGGCTCACCCCCAAATCGAGAACGCCGACCAGCTTCACACGCCCGCCGGCACTGCCGCCGAGCTCGGCTATCGCATGCCCGCCGAGTGGGAGCCGCACGCCGCCGTCTGGCTTACCCCGCCACATAACGTCGAAACCTGGCCCGTCGTGATGGAAAAGGCCATCGCCCAGTACGACGCATGGGTCGATGCGATGCGCAAAGCCGTGCCCGTCTCCACTACGCAGGAACTGAACATCCCCACCAACGATTCGTGGATCCGCGACTACGGCCCGATCTTCGTCGTCCACCGCGACCTCGGCCTCGCCTGCCACGACTTCCAATTCAACGGCTGGGGCAACAAGTACGAACATCGCGACTACGACGATGTCGTCCCTCAACACATCGCCCGCCAACTCCACCTGCCCATCTGGATACACGACCTCGTTCTCGAAGGCGGCAGCATCGAAGTCAACGGCCGCGGCACGGTCCTCACCACCGAGCAATGCCTTCTCAACGAAAACCGCAACCCCCACCTCACCCGCGAGCAGATCGAAACCAAGCTCCACGAAACGCTCGGCACAACCCACGTCATCTGGCTGCCCGGCGGCATCGAAGGCGACGACACCGACGGCCACATCGACGACATCGCCCGCTTCATCAACCCCGACACCGTCGCCGCCCTCCGCGCCCCCCAACACCACCCCGACCACGACACGCTCGAACAAAACTGGCAAGTCCTCCAACAAGCACGCGACCAAGGCAACCGCAAGCTCAACCTCATCGAGCTGCCTGTCCCCGAAACCATCACCTTCGACTACCCCGCCGACCGCTTCGGCCCCGGCGGGCCCGCCCCGCTCCCCGCCAGCTACGCCAACTTCCTCATCACCAACGGCAGCGTCTTCGTGCCCACCTTCGGCCAACCCAACGACGAACTGGCCTTGCGAACTCTCGACGATGCAATGCCCGAGCACATCATCACCCCCGTCCGCAGCGAATGGCTCGTCGTCGGCCTCGGCGCACTGCATTGCCTCAGCCAGCAACAACCCGCCGGCTAG
- the wecC gene encoding UDP-N-acetyl-D-mannosamine dehydrogenase, which translates to MKSHLDKRICVVGLGYIGLPTAAVLASRGYDVRGVEVNPKVVETINAGRAHVVEPDLDILVQAAVQTGKLKAYGEPAEADIFMLCVPTPVDEKHGPDLSYVEKAAAGIAEHLKPGNLVVLESTSPPGTTEKLADIVEQAAGLTREQVHFAHAPERVLPGKILREVVENDRIVGGLTDAATEVCAEFYRTFVTGELLLTHSRLAEMAKLVENAYRDVNIAFANELSLLADDLDLDVRELIRLANRHPRVNILDPGCGVGGHCIAVDPWFIIHQSPEKSRLIRMAREVNCHKTGWVVQRVLDRAERFKRPRIACLGLAYKPDIDDLRESPAVDIARQLIAAQVGEVMVVEPNLAEHDEFRLTSLDEALDRADVVVALVAHRPFHKISPARLAEKIIIDTCGVLHP; encoded by the coding sequence ATGAAGAGTCATCTGGATAAGCGGATTTGCGTCGTCGGGCTTGGCTATATCGGGTTGCCGACGGCGGCGGTGCTGGCGTCGCGTGGGTATGACGTGCGGGGCGTCGAGGTCAACCCGAAGGTGGTGGAGACGATCAACGCCGGGCGGGCGCATGTCGTCGAGCCGGACCTGGATATTCTCGTGCAGGCGGCGGTGCAGACGGGGAAACTGAAGGCTTATGGCGAGCCGGCGGAAGCGGACATTTTCATGCTCTGTGTGCCCACGCCGGTGGACGAGAAGCATGGGCCGGATCTTTCATACGTCGAAAAGGCGGCGGCGGGCATCGCTGAGCATCTGAAGCCGGGCAACCTGGTGGTGCTGGAGTCGACCAGTCCGCCGGGCACGACGGAAAAGCTGGCGGACATTGTCGAGCAGGCGGCGGGACTGACGCGCGAGCAGGTTCATTTCGCGCACGCGCCTGAGCGTGTCCTGCCGGGCAAGATTCTGCGGGAAGTGGTGGAGAACGACCGGATCGTCGGGGGGCTGACCGACGCGGCGACCGAAGTTTGTGCCGAGTTTTACCGTACGTTCGTGACGGGCGAGTTGCTGCTGACGCACAGCCGACTGGCGGAGATGGCGAAGCTGGTTGAGAACGCGTATCGCGATGTGAACATCGCGTTTGCGAATGAGCTGTCGCTGCTGGCCGACGATCTGGATCTGGATGTGCGGGAGTTGATTCGGCTGGCGAACCGGCATCCGCGGGTGAACATTCTCGACCCGGGCTGCGGCGTGGGGGGGCATTGCATCGCGGTGGACCCGTGGTTCATCATTCACCAGTCACCTGAGAAGAGCCGACTGATTCGCATGGCCCGTGAGGTGAATTGTCACAAGACCGGCTGGGTGGTGCAGCGCGTGCTCGATCGGGCGGAGCGGTTCAAGCGGCCGCGGATCGCCTGCCTCGGGCTGGCGTACAAGCCGGACATTGACGACCTGCGCGAGTCGCCGGCGGTGGATATTGCAAGGCAGTTGATCGCGGCGCAGGTGGGCGAGGTGATGGTCGTTGAGCCGAACCTGGCCGAACACGATGAATTCCGCCTGACGTCGTTAGACGAAGCGCTGGACCGGGCGGATGTGGTCGTGGCGTTGGTGGCGCATCGGCCGTTCCACAAGATTTCTCCGGCGCGGCTGGCGGAGAAGATCATCATCGACACGTGCGGTGTGTTGCATCCGTGA
- a CDS encoding metal-dependent hydrolase: MALKITFLGHSGFLLDDGKHTLAIDPFLTGNESAKHKPSDIRCNTIALTHGHEDHFGDTLAIAKANHAEVIASHEICNYVNGQGIEKINPGNIGGRIDTDFGYIAFTQAYHSSSHNGQYMGMPAGLIIHMGGVTFYHCGDTGLFSDMRLIADIYQPDLAAIPVGDRFTMGPELAARAAEMIRPRVAIPVHYKTFPLLRQSIDGFDPPGVEVKELAPGEIWEYEPTE, from the coding sequence ATGGCCCTGAAAATAACCTTCCTCGGACACTCCGGCTTCCTGCTCGACGACGGCAAGCACACCCTTGCCATCGACCCGTTCCTCACCGGTAACGAGTCGGCCAAGCACAAGCCCAGCGATATCCGCTGCAACACCATCGCCCTGACCCACGGCCACGAAGACCACTTCGGCGACACCCTCGCCATCGCCAAGGCCAACCACGCCGAGGTCATCGCCAGCCATGAAATCTGCAACTACGTCAACGGCCAGGGCATCGAGAAAATCAACCCCGGCAACATCGGCGGCCGCATCGACACCGACTTCGGCTACATCGCCTTCACACAGGCCTACCACAGCTCGTCCCACAACGGCCAGTACATGGGCATGCCCGCCGGGCTCATCATCCACATGGGCGGCGTCACCTTCTACCATTGCGGCGACACCGGCCTGTTCTCCGACATGCGCCTCATCGCCGACATCTACCAGCCCGACCTCGCCGCCATCCCCGTCGGCGACCGCTTTACCATGGGCCCTGAACTCGCCGCCCGCGCCGCAGAAATGATCCGCCCGCGCGTCGCCATCCCCGTCCACTACAAAACCTTCCCCCTGCTTCGTCAGAGCATCGACGGCTTCGACCCGCCCGGCGTTGAAGTCAAAGAACTCGCGCCCGGCGAAATTTGGGAATATGAGCCGACCGAGTAA
- a CDS encoding carbon-nitrogen hydrolase, with product MATTVKSSTLTLGLVQHASPGLDEAASQRNLDRCCDMIRDAASQGAQLVATQELFLTEYFCQVEDETRFNLAEPIPGPTTHRLGELAKELRIEITASLFEKRAAGLYHNTSVMIGRDGEIIDRYRKMHIPDDPRFYEKYYFTPGDLNWRMQQTTNARTGMLVCWDQWFPEAARLTAMHGAQVLFYPTAIGWYHGETDFDRKQQKEAWQIMQRSHAIANGVFVAAINRVGTEGDLTFWGSSFVCDPGGVVLAEAPENDEAVLVVECDLNRIEELRRGWPFLRDRRIDAYQPITKRLLDE from the coding sequence ATGGCCACCACAGTAAAATCCTCGACGTTAACGCTCGGCCTCGTCCAGCACGCCTCCCCAGGCCTCGACGAGGCTGCCAGCCAACGCAACCTCGACCGCTGCTGCGACATGATCCGCGACGCCGCCAGCCAAGGCGCTCAACTCGTCGCGACGCAGGAGCTGTTCCTCACCGAGTACTTCTGCCAGGTCGAAGACGAGACCCGCTTCAACCTCGCCGAGCCGATCCCCGGCCCGACCACCCACCGTCTTGGCGAACTGGCGAAAGAGCTGCGCATCGAGATAACCGCGTCGCTCTTCGAAAAGCGCGCCGCCGGCCTCTACCACAACACCTCCGTCATGATCGGCCGCGACGGCGAGATCATCGACCGCTATCGCAAGATGCACATCCCCGACGATCCACGCTTCTACGAAAAGTATTACTTCACCCCCGGCGATCTGAACTGGCGCATGCAACAGACCACCAACGCCCGCACGGGCATGCTCGTCTGCTGGGACCAGTGGTTCCCCGAAGCCGCCCGCCTCACCGCCATGCACGGCGCACAGGTGCTCTTCTACCCCACCGCCATCGGCTGGTACCACGGCGAAACCGACTTCGACCGCAAACAGCAGAAAGAAGCCTGGCAGATCATGCAGCGAAGCCACGCGATTGCCAACGGCGTGTTCGTCGCCGCCATCAACCGCGTCGGCACGGAAGGCGACCTGACCTTCTGGGGCTCATCTTTCGTCTGCGACCCCGGCGGTGTCGTGCTCGCTGAAGCGCCGGAAAACGACGAAGCCGTGCTCGTAGTCGAATGCGACCTCAACCGCATCGAAGAGCTCCGCCGCGGTTGGCCGTTCCTCCGCGACCGCCGCATTGATGCCTATCAACCCATCACCAAACGCCTGCTGGACGAGTAG
- a CDS encoding DnaJ C-terminal domain-containing protein, with protein MAVKFEDYYDTLGVKRDASQDEIRRAYRKLARKFHPDVNKESDASAKFAKISEAYEVLGDPEKRKKYDELGQDWKNGQEFRPPPGWENMEFNFRGPGGASSGGGGFRPGGFSDFFEMFFGRGGSGGGGAGTRGGRSSFEEMFEQQAGGNHRRAGMAEQEVEVTVTLDDVFHGGKRQIELTEPTGRRKKLEVKIPAGATDGSRIRLKGEHLVLRIRLAKHPRFDVQGHDLTTDLHITPAEAALGGKVDVKTFDGPVTVTIPAGAQSGQKLRLRGRGMPKGKHKPGERGDLFVRLLIRVPHPLSDEERKLYEQLQAISKFDPRT; from the coding sequence ATGGCTGTGAAGTTTGAGGACTATTACGACACGCTTGGAGTAAAGCGCGATGCGTCGCAGGACGAGATTCGCCGTGCGTATCGCAAGCTTGCTCGCAAATTTCACCCGGACGTGAACAAGGAGAGCGATGCGTCGGCGAAGTTCGCCAAGATCAGCGAAGCTTACGAAGTGCTCGGCGATCCGGAGAAGCGCAAGAAATACGACGAACTGGGGCAGGACTGGAAGAACGGGCAGGAGTTCCGCCCGCCGCCGGGGTGGGAGAACATGGAGTTCAACTTCCGCGGCCCGGGTGGGGCGTCCAGCGGTGGAGGTGGCTTTCGGCCGGGTGGGTTCAGCGACTTTTTCGAGATGTTTTTCGGACGCGGCGGGAGCGGCGGTGGTGGGGCGGGCACGCGAGGGGGGCGATCGTCCTTTGAAGAGATGTTCGAGCAGCAGGCCGGGGGCAACCACCGCCGGGCTGGGATGGCGGAGCAGGAAGTCGAAGTCACGGTCACGCTGGACGACGTGTTCCACGGCGGCAAGCGGCAGATCGAACTCACGGAGCCCACCGGCCGACGCAAAAAGCTGGAGGTGAAAATCCCGGCTGGCGCGACCGACGGCTCGCGCATCCGCCTGAAGGGTGAGCACCTCGTGCTCCGCATCCGTTTGGCGAAGCATCCGCGCTTCGACGTGCAGGGCCACGACCTCACCACCGACCTGCACATCACCCCGGCCGAGGCGGCGCTGGGCGGCAAGGTGGATGTGAAGACGTTTGATGGGCCGGTGACGGTGACGATTCCCGCGGGTGCGCAGTCAGGGCAGAAGCTCCGCCTACGCGGGCGTGGAATGCCCAAGGGCAAGCACAAGCCGGGCGAACGCGGCGACTTGTTCGTCCGATTGCTGATCCGCGTGCCGCATCCGTTGAGCGATGAAGAGCGGAAGCTCTACGAGCAGTTGCAGGCGATTTCGAAATTTGATCCGAGGACGTAA
- a CDS encoding MATE family efflux transporter — MPRQRPQSSGESGTGDLTLPQVPRNGRAASATGPLRRELSGKLAGRSLPGQVWVLALWPFLEQLLNSAVGFVDTALAGRLGVPAANAVAVTGYIGWLLGMLHMAVGIGAGALVARAIGGKHKRVANAGLGQALLLAVVWGTLTGVAILLAARPIGLVFGLRGEALELCVVYIRIFCAAAPMAAILFIGAACLRASGDTRTPFFAMLLVNAVNVTLSVLLVFGPEPIGGWGVQGIAIGTAAAWVVGAALILGVLLRGNGVIRLHLHRLRPHMHTANRIVRVGVPSLIESSGMWIGNALVAMIIGRLAAEAALGAHIIAIRVEALAFLPAMAIGTAAATLTGQYLGLGDPHRAKQAAGLCWLFGAVMSLVMGAVFMLFPEQLARMLTDEPELYELAAPLIFIVGPVQLFFGTYLVFSQALRGAGDTTVAMAMTYFSTFAIRLPGVWLLGVYWDMGLYGVWIALCVELVIRGLLFAGRFLHGGWTKVKV, encoded by the coding sequence ATGCCACGCCAGCGTCCCCAATCCAGCGGCGAGTCCGGCACCGGCGACCTGACGCTGCCGCAGGTGCCGCGCAACGGCCGGGCTGCGTCCGCCACTGGCCCGCTACGGCGCGAGCTGTCGGGCAAGCTGGCCGGGCGATCGCTGCCGGGGCAGGTGTGGGTGCTGGCGCTCTGGCCATTCTTAGAGCAACTGCTCAACTCGGCGGTGGGCTTTGTCGACACGGCCCTGGCCGGTCGACTGGGCGTGCCGGCGGCGAACGCGGTGGCGGTGACCGGCTACATCGGCTGGCTGCTGGGCATGCTCCACATGGCGGTGGGCATCGGCGCGGGGGCGCTGGTCGCGAGGGCGATCGGCGGCAAGCATAAGCGCGTCGCCAACGCCGGGCTCGGCCAGGCTTTGCTGCTGGCGGTGGTCTGGGGCACGTTGACCGGCGTCGCCATCCTGCTCGCAGCGCGACCCATCGGGCTTGTGTTCGGCTTACGAGGCGAAGCGCTCGAACTCTGCGTTGTCTACATCCGCATCTTCTGCGCCGCAGCGCCGATGGCGGCCATCCTCTTCATCGGGGCGGCTTGCCTGCGCGCCAGCGGCGACACGCGCACGCCGTTCTTCGCCATGCTGCTGGTCAATGCGGTGAACGTCACGCTGTCTGTGCTGCTGGTGTTCGGCCCGGAGCCGATCGGCGGGTGGGGCGTGCAGGGCATCGCCATCGGCACGGCGGCCGCCTGGGTGGTCGGCGCGGCGCTGATCCTCGGCGTGCTGCTGCGCGGCAATGGCGTGATCCGCCTGCATCTGCATCGCCTGCGGCCGCATATGCACACGGCCAACCGTATCGTCCGCGTTGGCGTGCCGAGCCTGATCGAGTCGTCGGGCATGTGGATCGGCAATGCGCTGGTGGCGATGATCATCGGTCGACTGGCTGCCGAAGCGGCGCTGGGGGCGCACATCATCGCCATCCGTGTCGAGGCGCTCGCGTTTTTGCCCGCGATGGCGATCGGCACCGCCGCCGCGACGCTCACCGGGCAGTACCTGGGGCTAGGCGATCCGCACCGCGCGAAGCAGGCAGCGGGGCTTTGCTGGCTGTTCGGGGCGGTGATGTCGCTGGTGATGGGCGCGGTGTTCATGCTCTTCCCCGAGCAACTCGCCCGCATGCTCACCGATGAGCCGGAATTGTACGAGTTGGCGGCACCACTGATTTTCATCGTCGGCCCGGTGCAGCTTTTCTTCGGCACGTACCTCGTGTTTTCGCAGGCGTTGCGCGGTGCGGGTGATACGACGGTCGCGATGGCGATGACATACTTCAGCACGTTCGCCATCCGCCTGCCGGGGGTGTGGCTGCTGGGGGTCTACTGGGACATGGGGTTGTACGGCGTGTGGATCGCGTTGTGCGTGGAACTGGTCATCCGTGGACTACTGTTCGCCGGGCGATTTCTGCACGGCGGATGGACGAAGGTGAAAGTGTGA
- a CDS encoding mechanosensitive ion channel family protein: protein MLTTLAQEAANAATGTATSDPLIEQLTQRGVDIAINAMAVLAILLVAIAVATWVRRWVQRGLMKVHFDATLSKFFAQLAKYAVLVMALIFCLSKFGVQTASLAAVIAAAGLAIGLAFQGTLSNFAAGVMLLTFRPFKVGDAVNINGEVGSVDEIELFFTYMNTFDNRRIIMPNAQVFGAKIENMSHHPVRRTDVPVGVDYSADIDKTRETLLAAVKSVEGQAPDKEPAVVLSGLGDSSVDWTVRVWAPAADLFPVREATIRAIKYYLDEANISIPFPQMDVHFDNPVAPPADAVTTAANDGAAA from the coding sequence ATGCTGACCACACTCGCCCAGGAAGCCGCCAACGCCGCCACTGGCACCGCCACGTCCGACCCGTTGATCGAGCAACTCACCCAGCGTGGCGTCGACATCGCCATCAACGCCATGGCGGTGCTTGCCATCCTTCTCGTCGCGATTGCGGTCGCGACATGGGTTCGTCGGTGGGTCCAGCGTGGGCTGATGAAGGTGCACTTCGACGCGACATTGAGCAAATTTTTCGCACAGCTCGCCAAGTACGCCGTGCTCGTCATGGCTTTGATTTTCTGCCTCAGTAAGTTCGGGGTGCAGACCGCCAGCCTCGCCGCGGTCATCGCCGCAGCAGGCCTGGCGATCGGCCTCGCGTTTCAGGGCACGCTGTCCAACTTCGCCGCTGGCGTCATGTTGTTGACCTTCCGTCCGTTCAAGGTCGGCGACGCGGTCAATATCAACGGCGAAGTCGGCTCGGTCGACGAGATCGAGCTGTTTTTCACTTACATGAACACGTTCGACAACCGCCGCATCATCATGCCCAACGCACAGGTGTTCGGTGCGAAGATCGAGAACATGAGCCACCACCCCGTCCGCCGCACAGACGTGCCGGTCGGCGTCGACTACTCCGCTGACATCGACAAAACCCGCGAGACCCTCCTCGCTGCCGTCAAAAGCGTTGAGGGGCAGGCCCCTGACAAAGAGCCCGCCGTCGTGCTCTCCGGGCTCGGCGACTCGTCCGTCGACTGGACCGTTCGCGTCTGGGCGCCCGCTGCCGACCTTTTCCCGGTTCGCGAAGCCACCATCCGCGCAATCAAGTACTACCTGGACGAAGCGAACATCAGCATTCCGTTCCCACAGATGGACGTGCACTTCGACAACCCCGTCGCGCCGCCCGCCGACGCTGTCACCACCGCCGCCAACGATGGTGCTGCAGCGTAA